One Nicotiana tomentosiformis chromosome 4, ASM39032v3, whole genome shotgun sequence genomic window carries:
- the LOC138910498 gene encoding MAR-binding filament-like protein 1-1: MPAGSMMPYGAPSRTENIPESASGRVPELSDVKDTSHRNQPAGVTIREPFEPLRAEVNAPSDSLEAATIEDSPLFPAFSAGVIREAQALGALNLDRPHDEEDPFRDLFTGIEDVAGAGDESDLFHGLRQALDQNELHRYAADLKRAIDERNSLKLSLGQREEEIKDLRAELSKAYRDQNDLSEQVMMLLKTYGFDTGTVSNISVSQLQQKIEMIGRLREEVDVIRMESLRWKEGMDRFAAEKETARAQLSSSETQLQKVKEKNLVQAKKIEELEARLASVLAKAESDAEKAKTYADALVAVYRADAEAAQVQAREAAESADGRAHWVAELAKYRSRRETLEEIHARGFDLTEEIKRAKELEADAEALVSDDDDDDDGSKSLLFCRLAFDSVSWVAVICLMNIFIMF, encoded by the exons ATGCCGGCTGGATCAATGATGCCCTATGGGGCTCCGTCTCGAACTGAAAATATACCGGAGAGTGCTTCCGGCAGAGTCCCTGAACTATCGGATGTCAAAGACACCTCTCATCGGAATCAACCCGCAGGGGTTACAATTAGGGAGCCCTTCGAACCCCTTCGAGCTGAGGTGAATGCTCCGAGCGATTCACTTGAGGCAGCAACGATCGAGGACTCGCCTCTctttcccgctttttccgcaggggtgattcgggaagctcaagctctgggggCCCTTAATCTAGataggcctcacgatgaagaggatccgtttcgtgacctgtttactggtatcgaggacgttgccggtgccggtgatgaatcagatctttttcacggtttGCGGCAAGCTTTGGACCAA aatgagctgcatcgatacgcggccGACCTGAAACGCGCTATTGATGAGAggaactctctcaaactttccttaggacagagagaggaggaaataaaagatctCCGGGCCGAGCtgtccaaggcttatcgagaccagaatgatttgtctgagcaggtaatgatgcttttgaaaacctATGGGTTCGATACCGGAACGGTatctaacatttcggtctcacagctgcagcaaaaaatcgagatgataggGAGGctgcgtgaggaggtcgatgtgataaggatggaatccttgcggtggaaagaaggtatggaccgctttgctgcagaaaaagagaccgctcgagcccagttatcgtcgtctgaaacccaacttcagaaagtGAAGGAGAAAAACCTAGTTCAAGCAAAGAAAatcgaggagcttgaggctcggttggcctcagtactcgccaaggccgaatccgatgccgaaaaggcaaagacttatgcggatgcgctcgtggccgtctatcgggctgatgctgaagctgcccaagttcaggcaagagaggcagccgaatccGCCGATGGTCGGGcgcattgggttgccgaacttgctaagtaccgatccaggagagaaaccctcgaggagattcatgctcgtggcttcgatctcacggaagagataaaaagggcaaaagaactcgAGGCTGATGCCGAAGCTCtggtttccgatgatgatgatgacgacgatgGGAGCAAAA GCCTCTTattttgccgacttgcttttgATTCTGTTTCCTGGGTTGCTGTGATTTGCCTCATGAATATTTTCATAATGTTTTAA